Proteins from one Pontibacter korlensis genomic window:
- a CDS encoding DUF2961 domain-containing protein: MKATAKLSLLLYLLLLSTTLYGQQKEITYVDLVNRLTDLKALALPPVEGEKSAMWSSYDRRSKIDEATGEFIDWSANNDGLDPQYIRKEGNNMVLAEMEGPGAMVRMWSASPGKGRVKVYIDGQEVPVIDLPFIQYFDTTSIPAFGYSQLVYETAARGFNNYVPIPYQRSCKIVAEPEWGQYYHFNYISFPKNTKVEAFNQKLTSQNKAALAKVNNFFQNKLGELSYEVTKGVTKNVSEKIAAGESKTITLKEDKPYMLLRLR; encoded by the coding sequence ATGAAAGCTACTGCTAAATTGTCGCTGCTTTTATACTTACTGTTGTTAAGTACAACGCTTTACGGTCAGCAAAAAGAGATAACTTATGTTGATCTGGTAAATCGGCTTACTGATCTAAAGGCTCTTGCCCTACCTCCGGTAGAAGGTGAGAAGAGCGCTATGTGGTCGAGCTATGACAGGCGAAGCAAAATAGATGAAGCTACCGGTGAGTTTATAGACTGGAGCGCCAACAACGACGGCCTGGACCCGCAGTATATACGGAAGGAGGGCAATAACATGGTGCTTGCAGAGATGGAAGGTCCAGGTGCTATGGTACGTATGTGGTCTGCCAGTCCGGGTAAGGGGCGTGTAAAAGTATACATTGACGGGCAGGAAGTGCCGGTAATAGACCTGCCGTTTATTCAATACTTTGATACAACTTCTATTCCTGCCTTTGGCTACTCGCAATTGGTGTATGAAACTGCCGCAAGAGGCTTCAACAACTATGTACCCATTCCTTACCAGAGGTCTTGTAAAATTGTAGCGGAGCCGGAGTGGGGGCAATATTATCACTTCAACTACATCAGCTTTCCGAAAAACACAAAAGTCGAAGCTTTCAACCAGAAGTTGACGAGTCAAAATAAAGCAGCTTTGGCCAAGGTGAACAACTTCTTTCAAAACAAGTTAGGTGAACTTTCATATGAAGTCACAAAAGGTGTAACGAAGAATGTCTCTGAGAAAATAGCAGCTGGCGAATCCAAAACAATCACACTTAAAGAAGACAAGCCATATATGCTCTTAAGGCTCAGGTGA
- a CDS encoding LLM class flavin-dependent oxidoreductase: MEYGYWLPVFGGWLRNVEDESMSSDWNYVKKLAQRSEDWGYSISLIAELFLNDIKGEQAPSLEAWSTAAALAAVTEKLELMVAVRPTFHNPAILAKQAANIAQIGGDRLSLNVVSSWWKDEATKYGLHFEEHDDRYARTKEWLNVVTGVWEQDHFSYEGKYYKVDDNVLQPKPKKKPFIYAGGESEAAKTLISKQCDGYVMHGDSPELIGKRIDDMKRRREAWGLPPMKFGVAAYSIIRNSEQEVKQEIDRITNVKESNAGFKNMQQWISGTQLERQLTLQDYSVSNRGLRSGLLGTPAQVQDRIAEFEAVGVDFFLLQCSPQLEEMERFSETIINVVA; the protein is encoded by the coding sequence ATGGAGTACGGATATTGGTTACCGGTATTTGGCGGCTGGCTTCGAAACGTAGAAGACGAAAGTATGTCGTCGGACTGGAATTATGTAAAAAAGCTGGCGCAGCGAAGCGAAGACTGGGGCTACAGCATTTCCCTGATTGCTGAGCTGTTCCTGAATGATATTAAAGGCGAACAGGCACCATCTCTGGAAGCTTGGTCAACGGCAGCGGCACTAGCGGCAGTAACAGAGAAACTGGAGCTAATGGTAGCCGTACGACCTACCTTTCATAACCCGGCTATACTTGCCAAGCAGGCAGCTAACATAGCACAGATCGGTGGCGACAGGCTGTCCCTGAACGTAGTGTCTTCCTGGTGGAAGGATGAGGCCACCAAGTATGGACTACACTTTGAAGAGCACGATGACCGCTACGCCCGCACAAAAGAGTGGCTGAACGTGGTCACAGGTGTTTGGGAGCAGGATCACTTCTCCTACGAAGGCAAGTACTACAAAGTAGATGACAACGTACTACAGCCAAAGCCGAAGAAAAAGCCCTTCATTTATGCAGGTGGTGAATCAGAGGCTGCTAAGACGCTCATCAGCAAGCAGTGCGATGGCTACGTCATGCACGGCGATTCGCCTGAGCTCATCGGTAAGCGTATCGACGACATGAAGCGCCGTCGCGAAGCATGGGGACTGCCTCCAATGAAGTTCGGAGTTGCTGCTTACAGCATTATCCGTAATTCTGAGCAGGAGGTAAAGCAGGAAATAGACCGCATCACTAATGTGAAAGAGTCTAATGCTGGTTTTAAAAATATGCAGCAGTGGATTTCGGGTACGCAGTTAGAGCGACAGCTTACCCTGCAGGATTATTCTGTATCAAACCGTGGCTTGCGCTCAGGACTTTTGGGTACACCTGCCCAGGTACAGGACCGTATTGCAGAGTTTGAGGCTGTAGGAGTAGACTTTTTCCTGCTGCAGTGCAGCCCTCAGTTAGAAGAAATGGAGCGCTTCTCTGAGACAATCATAAATGTTGTAGCTTAA
- a CDS encoding ATP-grasp domain-containing protein, which translates to MSTNQSERPIAIFHEHQEWFRPLFNELDARGIAFERLNAAEHTYDLASPEQNYSLFFNRMSPSAYLRNNEQGIFYTLNLLAHLEAKGVTVINGYKAFQYETSKALQMSLLEKLGLPYPKARVINHASQAVKAAEGLRFPIVVKANIGGSGAGITRFDSQEELALAVTSGQIALGIDHTALVQEFIPARGGHINRVETLGGKFLYAIKVYTSGESFNLCPADICQTTGGKELVRNACAIDAPKNGMKVEAFTPEQEVIDAIERIVQEAGIDVGGIEYTVDDRDGQIYYYDVNALSNFVADAVNVIGFNPHAKLVDFLAEKAQLKKEEV; encoded by the coding sequence ATGTCGACTAATCAATCAGAAAGACCAATAGCTATATTTCATGAGCACCAGGAGTGGTTCCGCCCTTTGTTTAACGAGCTTGATGCTCGTGGCATCGCTTTTGAGCGCCTGAATGCAGCAGAACATACTTATGACCTTGCTTCTCCGGAGCAGAACTACAGCCTGTTCTTCAACCGCATGAGCCCTTCTGCTTACCTGCGCAACAACGAGCAAGGCATTTTCTATACTTTAAACCTGCTGGCACACCTGGAGGCAAAAGGTGTAACCGTCATTAATGGTTACAAAGCATTCCAGTACGAAACTTCGAAAGCACTGCAAATGTCACTGCTGGAGAAACTGGGTCTGCCTTACCCGAAAGCCCGCGTAATCAACCATGCTTCGCAGGCTGTAAAGGCTGCTGAAGGACTTCGCTTCCCTATCGTGGTAAAAGCCAACATTGGTGGTAGCGGTGCAGGTATTACTCGTTTCGACTCTCAGGAGGAGTTAGCACTGGCTGTAACCTCTGGTCAAATAGCCTTAGGTATAGACCACACTGCCCTGGTACAGGAGTTTATTCCTGCTCGTGGTGGCCACATTAACCGTGTGGAGACTCTGGGAGGCAAGTTTCTGTATGCCATCAAGGTTTATACTTCCGGCGAAAGCTTTAACCTCTGCCCTGCCGACATCTGCCAGACTACCGGTGGTAAAGAACTGGTACGGAACGCATGTGCTATCGATGCTCCTAAGAACGGCATGAAAGTAGAAGCCTTTACACCTGAGCAGGAAGTAATTGACGCTATTGAGCGCATTGTGCAGGAAGCTGGCATCGACGTTGGAGGCATTGAGTATACTGTAGATGACCGTGACGGCCAGATCTACTACTACGATGTGAATGCCCTTTCTAACTTCGTGGCTGATGCTGTTAATGTGATCGGCTTTAACCCCCACGCTAAACTTGTTGACTTCCTTGCAGAGAAAGCTCAGCTAAAGAAGGAGGAGGTATAA
- a CDS encoding gamma-glutamyl-gamma-aminobutyrate hydrolase family protein has product MANLLKQKYKIDRNRPTIGITGPDKGGGAAWFFTALSVLLAGGWPVRITPSRPRTADGLQALIIGGGADVDPSTYEQEHVIDDYLQQTLRQPNKNIFRRVGRFVRWVWYPAVFFVRKLMSRKLSFGLDRERDHLEFQLLDQATKKGLPVMGICRGAQLMNVYFRGTLYRSINSFYMEEPNPASVFPVKKVHIKPGSKLERVLGTQQLEVNALHNQAVKEPGQAIDIVAREPNQVVQGIEHTVQDFMIGVQWHPEYLPQSKLHRRLFKALVQQAKGVNQQIEEQDMQAALAEPRAEALKEIEEASIKQE; this is encoded by the coding sequence ATGGCTAACCTACTAAAGCAAAAGTATAAGATAGACCGCAACAGACCTACCATCGGTATAACGGGACCTGACAAGGGAGGAGGCGCTGCCTGGTTCTTCACCGCCCTGTCGGTATTGCTTGCTGGTGGATGGCCTGTTCGTATCACTCCTTCCAGACCTCGTACTGCAGACGGCCTGCAGGCCCTGATTATAGGCGGCGGTGCCGATGTGGATCCCAGCACTTATGAGCAGGAACATGTGATAGATGATTACCTGCAACAAACGCTAAGGCAGCCCAACAAAAACATTTTCCGACGCGTGGGCCGATTCGTCCGGTGGGTGTGGTATCCGGCAGTCTTTTTTGTGCGCAAGCTCATGAGCCGGAAGCTGTCTTTTGGCCTGGACCGTGAACGTGACCACCTGGAGTTTCAGCTGCTGGACCAGGCCACAAAAAAAGGACTTCCGGTTATGGGCATTTGCCGCGGAGCCCAACTAATGAACGTATACTTCCGGGGAACGCTTTACCGAAGTATAAACTCATTTTACATGGAGGAACCTAATCCTGCGAGTGTGTTTCCTGTGAAGAAAGTGCACATAAAGCCGGGAAGTAAGTTGGAGCGCGTATTAGGAACACAACAATTAGAGGTAAATGCGCTGCATAACCAGGCTGTGAAAGAGCCTGGTCAAGCAATCGACATAGTTGCCCGTGAACCAAACCAGGTAGTGCAAGGCATAGAACATACCGTGCAGGATTTCATGATTGGCGTGCAATGGCACCCTGAATACCTGCCACAGAGCAAATTACACCGCAGGCTGTTCAAAGCACTGGTGCAACAGGCCAAAGGAGTTAACCAGCAGATAGAAGAACAGGATATGCAGGCAGCCCTGGCCGAACCAAGAGCCGAAGCCTTGAAAGAAATAGAAGAGGCATCAATAAAGCAGGAGTAA
- a CDS encoding amidoligase family protein codes for MQFKQPPILHNENGEARTVGFELEYTNVGVEESAQLIQDLYGGEIEKKNRFKQKVKGTSLGDFTVEFDLTLLTEKRYKSVFETFNIHIEDVKLGSGTLEDEVEETLSSIISKVIPNEIACPPVPCTKLDQLEKLRKALYDRRAEGTESFITNAFGTHINVEVPAADVETILTYLRAFLLLYPWLLQKGKTDLARKMSPFINPYPTEYVELALNTSYHPDLSELIQDYHVYNPDRNRPLDLYPLFAALRNDLLESYSDIGKVKARKTFHYRLPNSSVAQPDWTLAQEWNNWVFIEELAYNREKVHQLCQEYIALKEDTLVGFESRWIKRTEQWLTY; via the coding sequence ATGCAATTTAAGCAACCACCTATCCTGCATAACGAAAATGGAGAGGCCCGAACAGTGGGATTCGAGTTGGAATATACTAATGTGGGTGTTGAGGAGTCAGCACAGCTTATACAAGATCTTTACGGGGGCGAAATAGAGAAAAAGAACAGGTTTAAGCAGAAAGTAAAAGGAACATCGCTCGGCGATTTTACTGTGGAGTTCGACTTAACGCTACTCACGGAGAAGCGCTACAAAAGTGTGTTCGAAACTTTCAATATTCATATAGAAGATGTTAAACTAGGTTCGGGTACGCTAGAGGATGAGGTAGAAGAAACGTTGAGTAGTATCATATCGAAGGTGATTCCCAATGAGATTGCCTGCCCCCCTGTGCCTTGCACTAAACTGGACCAATTGGAAAAACTTAGAAAAGCTCTTTACGACCGCCGTGCGGAAGGAACAGAATCATTTATTACCAATGCATTTGGCACCCATATTAATGTAGAGGTACCTGCTGCCGACGTCGAAACTATACTTACCTACTTACGCGCTTTTCTTCTGCTTTACCCGTGGTTGCTGCAGAAAGGCAAGACTGACCTGGCTCGTAAAATGAGCCCGTTTATAAACCCATACCCTACCGAGTATGTGGAGCTGGCATTAAATACTTCTTACCACCCAGATCTATCTGAGCTTATACAAGATTATCATGTATATAACCCGGACCGCAACCGCCCATTAGACTTGTACCCGTTGTTTGCTGCCTTAAGAAACGATTTGCTGGAAAGCTACTCTGATATAGGCAAGGTGAAGGCTCGGAAAACTTTCCATTACAGGCTTCCCAACAGCTCCGTTGCGCAGCCCGACTGGACACTGGCCCAGGAATGGAACAACTGGGTATTCATAGAAGAACTAGCTTACAACCGGGAAAAAGTGCACCAACTTTGCCAGGAGTACATCGCCTTGAAAGAAGACACCCTTGTCGGATTCGAGAGCAGATGGATTAAAAGAACAGAACAATGGCTAACCTACTAA
- the ggt gene encoding gamma-glutamyltransferase, producing MVVSAHPLASEVGAEVMRRGGNAVDAAVAVQFALAVVYPDAGNIGGGGFLVLRQQDGTVDALDYREKAPAAAHRDMYLNEEGQVIEGLSLKGHLAAGVPGTVDGMVQLHEKYGSMPWHELVQPSVELAAKGFPLTQKEAKKLNEQRKDFITYSTQRPEFILKDNWQEGDILRLPDLARVLGLIRDNGRAGFYGGPTADLIVAEMERGGGIISKQDLAAYRAAWRDPITQQVGEYNVVSMPPPSSGGIALIQLLTIAEEYPLEEWGWNTVKSAHLMVEAERRVYADRAQHLGDPDFYDVPVEGLLDTAYISSRMTGISLEKATDSDTVSAGVPAPPESPNTTHYSIVDAQGNAISVTTTLNSSFGSKVFVGGAGFLLNNEMDDFSVKPGHPNSYGLIGEEANAIAPGKRMLSSMTPTILEKDGELYMVVGSMGGSTIITTVYQIILNVTRHGHTMQGAISAGRFHHQWKPDWILSEWGALGAGTGLGLWLKGHKIAPKTGGIGRAAGILVLPDGKLEGGADPRGDDAAAGF from the coding sequence ATGGTGGTGTCGGCACATCCGCTGGCCTCGGAAGTGGGTGCAGAAGTGATGAGGCGAGGTGGGAATGCAGTAGATGCAGCTGTTGCCGTGCAGTTTGCGCTGGCCGTTGTGTATCCGGATGCCGGAAATATTGGAGGTGGTGGATTCCTTGTTTTGCGGCAGCAGGATGGAACAGTGGACGCGCTGGATTACCGTGAAAAAGCTCCTGCCGCAGCACACCGGGACATGTACCTGAATGAGGAAGGGCAGGTAATTGAGGGCCTAAGCCTGAAGGGGCATTTGGCTGCTGGTGTACCAGGCACGGTAGACGGCATGGTGCAGCTGCATGAAAAGTATGGCAGCATGCCTTGGCATGAACTGGTGCAACCGTCTGTTGAGCTTGCCGCAAAAGGATTCCCCCTTACCCAGAAAGAAGCTAAAAAGCTTAACGAGCAGCGTAAGGATTTCATAACGTACAGTACCCAAAGGCCTGAGTTTATACTTAAAGACAACTGGCAGGAGGGAGATATTCTTCGGTTGCCAGACCTGGCGCGTGTCCTGGGGTTGATAAGGGACAATGGACGTGCAGGATTTTACGGAGGCCCAACGGCAGACCTGATAGTGGCAGAGATGGAGCGCGGCGGCGGTATCATCAGCAAGCAAGACTTGGCAGCCTACCGTGCTGCTTGGCGTGACCCAATTACGCAGCAGGTAGGAGAGTATAATGTTGTTTCGATGCCTCCACCATCCAGCGGTGGCATCGCTCTGATACAGTTACTCACTATAGCTGAAGAATATCCTCTGGAGGAGTGGGGATGGAATACGGTAAAATCGGCACACCTGATGGTAGAAGCCGAGAGAAGGGTATATGCCGATCGTGCGCAGCATTTAGGAGACCCTGATTTTTATGATGTTCCTGTGGAAGGGCTGTTGGATACTGCCTATATCAGTAGCAGGATGACAGGTATTTCCTTAGAAAAGGCAACCGACAGCGATACTGTATCGGCAGGAGTTCCGGCACCGCCCGAAAGTCCTAACACCACCCATTATTCTATTGTGGATGCGCAGGGTAACGCTATTTCTGTAACTACTACCCTGAACAGCAGCTTTGGCTCCAAAGTGTTTGTAGGCGGAGCAGGCTTCCTGCTCAACAATGAAATGGATGACTTTAGTGTGAAACCTGGCCACCCTAACAGTTATGGCTTAATAGGAGAGGAAGCTAACGCCATAGCACCTGGCAAACGTATGTTAAGCTCCATGACACCAACTATTCTGGAAAAGGATGGAGAACTGTATATGGTGGTGGGAAGTATGGGCGGTTCAACCATCATCACTACAGTCTACCAGATTATCCTAAACGTTACCAGGCATGGGCACACCATGCAGGGTGCTATAAGTGCAGGGCGTTTCCACCACCAATGGAAGCCTGACTGGATCTTGTCAGAATGGGGGGCACTGGGTGCTGGCACTGGCTTAGGACTATGGTTAAAGGGCCATAAGATAGCTCCAAAAACCGGTGGTATTGGAAGAGCCGCGGGTATTTTGGTGTTACCGGACGGCAAACTGGAGGGTGGCGCTGATCCTAGAGGAGACGATGCAGCAGCAGGTTTTTAG
- a CDS encoding MFS transporter: MQLINKQRISLSVYFFLAGFNFSSWASRIPTIKNALDLNEAELGSVLLTMPVSSLIGLPLSGWLVSKLETRIPLSVAFLINSVCLLFIALANSVFALVVTLFLFSLSMRIFNIAVNTQAITLQKQYDRKINGSFHGLWSTGGIVGVAFTTLLVSLNVGMLPHLLTVSIITVLTGLASYRFLLRNDRSTSGNKLAFGKPDPYILYLGLLVFFAAVCEGGMFDWSGIYFQQVVNEEVFTAGYLTFMSFMAFSRFVSDRIVDRIGMATTYMLSALLIFSGITISIIFPSFWPAMIGFSLVGFGTASVIPMTYTLAGASQKYSPGIAISIIATFGIVGMLIGPPMIGFLAHAFNLKVSFVAFALAGIMLIPISKLFFRLQQSYA; this comes from the coding sequence ATGCAATTAATAAATAAACAAAGGATTTCACTTAGTGTATACTTCTTCCTGGCCGGTTTCAATTTTTCCAGCTGGGCCTCCCGTATTCCTACCATCAAGAATGCTCTTGACCTGAATGAGGCGGAGTTGGGCAGCGTTCTGCTGACCATGCCCGTCAGCTCACTGATTGGTTTACCCTTATCCGGCTGGCTGGTGTCTAAATTAGAAACCAGGATACCCTTGTCCGTTGCTTTTCTAATAAACTCTGTATGCCTGCTGTTTATCGCTTTGGCCAACTCAGTCTTTGCCCTGGTGGTAACTTTATTCCTGTTCTCCCTGAGTATGCGCATCTTTAACATTGCGGTGAATACACAGGCCATTACTTTACAGAAACAGTATGACAGGAAGATAAACGGGTCATTTCACGGCTTGTGGAGCACAGGAGGTATTGTTGGTGTAGCCTTTACCACGCTGCTTGTTTCCCTAAATGTGGGCATGCTTCCTCACCTGCTAACTGTATCTATCATTACAGTGCTTACAGGGTTGGCTTCTTACCGCTTCCTGCTCCGAAACGACCGCTCCACTTCTGGCAATAAGCTAGCCTTCGGAAAACCTGACCCCTACATCTTGTACCTGGGACTCCTGGTGTTTTTTGCTGCAGTCTGCGAGGGTGGTATGTTCGACTGGAGTGGCATTTACTTTCAGCAAGTGGTAAATGAGGAGGTTTTTACTGCCGGCTACCTGACCTTTATGTCTTTTATGGCATTCTCCAGGTTTGTATCGGATCGTATAGTTGATCGAATAGGTATGGCTACCACGTATATGCTAAGCGCATTACTGATCTTTTCTGGCATCACTATTTCCATCATTTTCCCAAGCTTCTGGCCTGCCATGATCGGCTTCTCCCTTGTTGGCTTTGGTACTGCCTCTGTTATACCCATGACTTATACTTTGGCCGGAGCCTCACAGAAGTACTCACCAGGTATCGCTATCTCTATTATTGCCACTTTTGGTATTGTAGGGATGCTGATTGGTCCGCCTATGATTGGCTTTCTGGCACATGCTTTCAACCTGAAGGTTTCATTTGTAGCATTTGCTTTGGCAGGTATCATGCTAATCCCGATCTCAAAGCTGTTCTTCAGGCTGCAGCAGTCTTATGCATAG
- a CDS encoding erythromycin esterase family protein — MNERSVAFLCLLWLWVLPMVSCKDAPAQQRQRADKAITLTIPNYPLQTEQDLDVLLQEIGDARIVLLGEASHGTSEYYTWRAAITKRLIQEKGFDFIAVEGEWADSYRVNQFIKGEAQDSAAAVNLLKQYNRWPTWMWGNYEVASLVTWLNQYNQTVINTSKIGFFGLDVYCLWESMTELMPYIQQNPSLVKAAQEVHQCFQPYSADAMQYAQAVANADANCRAETNRLWREVQKLSKTSGEAKSEEQFVAEQNALVAYNGERYYRTAVSSNTASWNIRDQHMTQTLQRLLSFYGPGSKAIVWEHNTHVGDARYTDMASQGEVNVGQLVRKEYGEENVFIVGFGSYSGTVIAAGGWGAPIKSIQMPPATEGSWEQILHQLSPTNKIILSKDLQDQKHLKRPIGHRAIGVVYNPELEHLGNYVPSIIPKRYDAFLYIDKTNALHPIEEISVRNEPPDLYPWGT; from the coding sequence ATGAATGAAAGAAGTGTCGCATTTTTATGTCTGTTGTGGCTGTGGGTTCTTCCAATGGTAAGCTGCAAAGATGCGCCGGCACAGCAGAGGCAGAGGGCTGATAAGGCCATAACCCTTACTATACCCAACTACCCTCTGCAAACCGAACAAGACCTGGATGTGCTTTTGCAAGAGATCGGTGACGCGCGTATTGTGCTTTTAGGAGAAGCATCTCATGGCACATCGGAATATTATACCTGGCGCGCAGCCATCACCAAGCGGCTCATACAGGAAAAGGGTTTTGACTTTATTGCAGTTGAAGGCGAGTGGGCTGATTCTTACAGGGTGAACCAGTTTATCAAGGGAGAAGCTCAGGATAGTGCGGCCGCCGTAAACCTACTAAAACAGTATAACAGATGGCCTACCTGGATGTGGGGAAATTACGAGGTAGCCTCTTTGGTTACCTGGCTTAACCAATATAACCAGACTGTGATCAATACCTCCAAGATAGGTTTCTTTGGTCTGGATGTATACTGCCTTTGGGAGTCGATGACAGAGCTGATGCCCTATATACAGCAGAACCCTTCGCTGGTGAAAGCGGCCCAAGAGGTGCACCAGTGTTTTCAGCCTTATAGTGCCGATGCCATGCAGTACGCGCAGGCTGTAGCCAACGCTGACGCTAATTGCAGAGCTGAAACTAACCGGCTCTGGAGAGAAGTACAGAAACTGAGCAAAACCAGTGGAGAAGCCAAAAGTGAGGAGCAGTTTGTGGCAGAGCAGAATGCCTTGGTTGCCTATAACGGAGAGCGATACTACCGCACAGCCGTGAGTAGCAACACCGCCTCCTGGAACATAAGGGACCAACACATGACGCAGACCCTGCAGCGCCTGCTAAGCTTTTATGGACCAGGCTCCAAGGCTATTGTTTGGGAGCACAATACCCATGTAGGTGACGCCCGCTACACCGACATGGCAAGCCAGGGTGAAGTGAATGTGGGCCAACTGGTACGGAAAGAGTATGGAGAGGAAAATGTTTTTATAGTTGGTTTCGGGTCTTACAGCGGCACTGTGATAGCAGCCGGAGGCTGGGGTGCTCCTATCAAGAGCATACAAATGCCACCTGCCACAGAAGGTAGCTGGGAGCAGATCCTACATCAACTTAGCCCAACCAACAAGATTATACTTTCGAAGGACCTCCAGGATCAAAAGCACCTGAAGCGGCCGATAGGCCACAGGGCCATTGGCGTAGTGTATAATCCGGAGCTGGAGCATTTAGGCAATTATGTGCCCTCCATCATACCCAAGCGCTATGATGCCTTCCTGTACATTGACAAAACGAATGCCCTCCATCCTATTGAAGAGATTTCAGTACGAAACGAGCCACCAGACCTTTACCCGTGGGGGACTTGA
- a CDS encoding zinc-dependent alcohol dehydrogenase produces the protein MLAMTYRGPQRVRLDRNKPMPEILHPQDAIVRVTRSCICGSDLHLYNGNVPDTRVGETFGHEFIGVVEEIGSDVHKLKVGDQVIVPFNIACGKCTFCKQELYGNCHEANPQATAVGGIFGYSHIAGGYNGGQAEYVRVPYADVGPTVIPAGMDPDDAVLLTDVVPTGYQAAEMGGIQKGDTVVVFGAGPVGIMAARCAWLFGAGRVIVFDKEEYRLEFVRNYAQCEAYNFMSIEDPVVFVKRTTDSLGADVVIDAVGAEAAGSALQTFTGRKTLMQAGSATALQWAINSAKKGGVVSVVGVYGPTANLVPIGNALNKGLTIRGNQASVKRLLPKMIEHVQNGIIKPKSLITHRVPLEEVADAYRIFSDKLDNCIKPVLIPPSARI, from the coding sequence ATGCTGGCAATGACTTATAGGGGGCCTCAGCGGGTCCGCTTAGACCGAAATAAACCCATGCCCGAGATCCTGCATCCACAGGATGCGATTGTTCGGGTTACCCGCTCTTGTATTTGTGGCTCCGACCTGCACCTGTACAACGGAAATGTGCCTGATACCCGTGTTGGAGAAACCTTTGGCCATGAATTTATAGGTGTAGTAGAAGAGATAGGCTCGGATGTACATAAGCTGAAAGTAGGGGATCAGGTAATTGTGCCCTTCAACATTGCCTGCGGCAAGTGTACGTTCTGTAAGCAGGAGCTATACGGTAACTGCCACGAAGCTAACCCACAGGCCACAGCAGTTGGCGGTATATTTGGCTACTCACACATAGCAGGTGGCTATAATGGCGGACAAGCAGAATATGTACGTGTACCTTATGCCGATGTAGGGCCAACAGTTATACCAGCAGGTATGGATCCGGATGATGCGGTGTTGCTGACAGACGTGGTGCCAACAGGTTACCAGGCAGCTGAAATGGGTGGCATTCAGAAAGGCGATACCGTGGTGGTTTTCGGAGCCGGACCTGTAGGAATAATGGCAGCCAGATGTGCCTGGCTCTTCGGGGCAGGCCGTGTAATTGTTTTCGATAAGGAGGAGTACCGCCTGGAGTTTGTTAGAAATTATGCCCAGTGCGAAGCCTACAACTTTATGTCGATAGAAGACCCGGTGGTGTTCGTGAAAAGAACCACCGACTCACTTGGTGCGGATGTAGTGATTGATGCCGTTGGAGCTGAAGCAGCCGGTAGTGCCTTACAGACCTTTACCGGTAGAAAGACACTGATGCAGGCAGGTTCTGCCACAGCCTTACAGTGGGCTATCAACTCTGCCAAGAAAGGTGGCGTTGTATCTGTAGTAGGCGTATATGGCCCTACGGCTAACCTTGTGCCGATAGGCAATGCCCTGAACAAAGGTTTGACAATCCGAGGAAATCAGGCGTCTGTGAAGCGCTTGCTGCCGAAGATGATTGAGCATGTGCAAAACGGAATCATCAAGCCAAAGTCGCTTATCACGCACCGTGTGCCGCTGGAAGAGGTAGCAGATGCCTACCGTATTTTCTCCGATAAACTGGATAACTGTATCAAGCCGGTTCTTATTCCACCATCAGCCAGAATATAA